In Oncorhynchus masou masou isolate Uvic2021 chromosome 11, UVic_Omas_1.1, whole genome shotgun sequence, the genomic stretch atgacactaagtctatacgttctgttacactaggggtcctttcctaatggttctataacgacactaagtctatacgttctgttacactagggtcctttcctaatggttccataacgacactaaatctatacgttctgttacactaggggtccttgcctaatggttccataatgacactaagtctatacgttctgttacactaggggtcctttcctaatggttccataacgacactaagtctatactttctgttacactaggggtccttgcctaatggttccataatgacactaagtctatacgttctgttacactaggggtcctttcctaatggttctataacgacactaagtctatacgttctgttacactaggggtccttgcctaatggttctgtaacgacactaagtctatacgttctgttacatcaggggtccttgcctaatggttctataacgacactaagtctatacgttctgttacatcaggggtcctttcctaatgattccataacgacactaagtctatatgttctgttacactagggttACTTGCCTAATGGTTACATAatgacactaagtctatacgttctgttacactaggggtccttgcctaatggttccataacgacactaagtctatacgttctgttacactctaggggtcctttcctaatggttccataacgacactaagtctatacgttctgttacactaggatccttgcctaatggttccataccgacactaagtctatatgttctgttacactaggggtacTTGCCTAATGGTTACATAatgacactaagtctatacgttctattacactaggggtccttgcctaattgttccataacgacactaagtctatacgttctgttacactaggggtcctttcctaatggtcCCATAACGAcgctaagtctatacgttctggttacactaggggtcctttcctaatggtcccataacgacactaagtctatatgttctgttacactagggggtACTTGCCTAATGGTTACATAatgacactaagtctatacgttctgttacactaggggtccttgcctaattgTTCCATaccgacactaagtctatacgttctgttacactaggggtcctttcctaatggtcCCATAACGACGCTAAGTCTATACGTTccctgttacactaggggtcttttcctaatggttccatatacgttctgttacactaggggtcNNNNNNNNNNNNNNNNNNNNNNNNNNNNNNNNNNNNNNNNNNNNNNNNNNNNNNNNNNNNNNNNNNNNNNNNNNNNNNNNNNNNNNNNNNNNNNNNNNNNNNNNNNNNNNNNNNNNNNNNNNNNNNNNNNNNNNNNNNNNNNNNNNNNNNNNNNNNNNNNNNNNNNNNNNNNNNNNNNNNNNNNNNNNNNNNNNNNNNNNNNNNNNNNNNNNNNNNNNNNNNNNNNNNNNNNNNNNNNNNNNNNNNNNNNNNNNNNNNNNNNNNNNNNNNNNNNNNNNNNNNNNNNNNNNNNNNNNNNNNNNNNNNNNNNNNNNNNNNNNNNNNNNNNNNNNNNNNNNNNNNNNNNNNNNNNNNNNNNNNNNNNNNNNNNNNNNNNNNNNNNNNNNNNNNNNNNNNNNNNNNNNNNNNNNNNNNNNNNNNNNNNNNNNNNNNNNNNNNNNNNNNNNNNNNNNNNNNNNNNNNNNNNNNNNNNNNNNNNNNNNNNNNNNNNNNNNNNNNNNTTATTAATGATGTGGTGTAAGGTgtatatgtggtcagtagtgaggtggtgtttattaatgagtgtaaggtgtatatgtggtcagtagtgcagtggtgtttattaatgagtgtaaggtgtatatgtggtcagtagtgaggtggtgtttATTAATGATTGTAAGGTgtatatgtggtcagtagtgcataagagcgtctgctaaatgacttaaatgtaaatgtaaatgtagtgcgGTGGTGTTTATTAATGAGTGTAATGTgtatatgtggtcagtagtgaggtggtgtttattaatgagtgtaatgtgtatatatggtcagtagtgcggtggtgtttattaattagtgtaatgtgtatatgtggtcagtagtgcataagagcgtctgctaaatgacttaaatgtaaatgtaaatgtagtgcggtggtgtttattaatgagtgtaaggtgtatatatggtcagtagtgcggtggtgtttattaatgagtgtgaggtgtatatgtggtcagtagtgcggTGGTGTTTATTAATGAGTGTAATGTgtatatgtggtcagtagtgaggtggtgtttattaatgagtgtgaggtgtatatgtggtcagtagtgaggtggtgtttattaatgagtgtaaggtgtatatgtggtcagtagtgcggtggtgtttattaatgagtgtaaggtgtatatgtggtcagtagtgcggTGGTGTTTATTAATGAGTGTAAGTTgtatatgtggtcagtagtgaggtggtgtttattaattagtgtaaggtgtatatgtggtcagtagtgaggtggtgtttATTAATGAGTGTAATGTgtatatgtggtcagtagtgtagtggttggggagaaagccaatttgacattttacttatttattttttcttaacGGAAGTTTTAAATTCTTGagttcaaaatgctacagaaaacctTTCCAAAGTTGCTGTTTACATAAATTTCcttgtaattattggggtctgatttgtctccacttttgtggataggggagatgagcccctggttccagacatcaggaaAGCAGACTGGTTAATATGTTGAACAGTTTAAGcgcagcattttgcaactcagttGTGCTGTtcttcagcatttcatttctgctCTTATCTCGACCATAAGCCTTCTTTGATTTTATAGATAtgagcttttcatttagttcttgttgggtaatctaatggattttggttgtttttaatgactgattcaaggatatatatatatttttttatttaatttttatttctaATTGTTTCTGGTTTTTTGTGGGATGattttgtatagattatcaaaatacGTTTTCCAAATTCCTTCATCTTGTATGTTTAATTATTGTGGCTTTGTCGTGCTTAAAATGTTCCACAcgtcccagaactgattttggtcaattgtGTTTTCAATTTTATCGTGTCTTGTTTGTATAAATCAATTTATTGCGTTTCAGTGTAAATATTCATATCTTCGccctgggttgttttgctgcttatgtttcACATTTGTCTTgggtgttttctaattgttttacattcgTTATAAAACCATGTTGTTGCAATTTTTTGGTTTTCTCAAATGTGCTTTTGATGCTGCTTTTTGGAGTATGCACTTGATGTTTTGAGTAGCCGAATTGACACCTTCATTATAGTTTTTGGTATTGTGAGTTATTGAAGAACTGTATAGGCTCTCGCTcgctgtgtgtttgtggtgtgtgtgtgaaggttagtagtagttttctctctgtctctctgtgtgtgtgtgtgtacaacttTGCAGCCCCTAAATAAATAAAACGGTCAATCAAAGTGTACTATCTCTCCCTGACCTGCAGTGTGTGGCCATTATCTGTGTCGGTACCCAGCTGACCAGGACCTGCTGTGGGTGGTAGAGGGAGTGGGCGgaccctaccagagagagagagtggccaACAAGATCAAAACACTGAATGGTACGGACACAGTAGCAGAAGATCCAACACCCAAGGGCCTGTCAAGGAGGATGTGATatttacagtaccttcagatAGAAATGTGTTAAGTAGAACCTATATGATTGTCTGTCATGAAGAATAGGAAACGCGACGGCAGCTCAATTCATAACATTTCTAACATTCTGTGACCTAACTGATCCATCTGTACCTTAGCAGGATGATAGCAGTCCCGATTAGCTGTGCTGTAGGGACTTGGTGATGTCAGACACAGTGGCCAGACTCTCACATGACTGGTAACTAATTGCCTTCTGATTGTTGTGCTGATTCCCATAAAGTGGTGCTTCCCGTGGTGACGGCTAATGGAGATCACCAAGCAGCCTCTCTGGACAGCACAGACATCAACATGGAAGAGGGCTCAGACAACTGTCTGGACATCACCGTacgtctttgtctctctctctctgtctccttctctgtctcatcTATCCAACTTTGTTCTTGTTTgtctttctttacatttttttctctctccattctgttggGTTTCCTCAGTCTCTCGCCTCCTGAACAGCTAAATGGATGTATTTGTTGTTTATAGTTTAAGAATATCCTCAAACGTCAGATTTAAGTTGTGTAGGGACAATATAATCAAGTAATGAGGATTTAATATGGTCTTGTTTTCTAGGAGGTGCTGAATAAGCCCCTCAAGTTAATAGAAGGTAAGTAGCTCAGAGAAGTCTTGAGTCCTGAAATAAATAACTATGAGAAAGATGTTGGTGTTTCTGAGTACATAAAATGCTGTCTTTTGTGTGAATACACATTTGAATGAAAATGGTTACTCTCTAGCCCTGGAGGGCACACCAGTGTCAACACATACCTGGAGTAGTGGACCTAAAAAGCGTGGCAGAGAAGAGATGGAAGACTCTGAGGAGATCCAGCCTCTGAAGATGAACAGGTTAGACAAGGAGTCTCAGTGAAATAGCAACATCCATCAAAGTATTAATGAAATGTATGTATGAAAGCTTCCCATTGGCTGAAAATCATAATAACTCTGGTTTGCTGTGTGTTCAGATTGGAGGAGGCAGAGCCCACCACTACagctgtagagggagaggaggaggaggaggaaggaagcggggggggtgagacagagactggagaagcagaggctgctCTGTCCCCTATAGAGGAAGCCAAAACTCAGGTGAGAGGATGACGGACGTGATTAGGATGAATACATCATTAGGAAACAACAGTTCATTTGGCTGTTCTGGGTTGCTTGTCTTCGTTGTTTTATGTTACTATGGTTGTTGTTAGCGAATAACCAGTCACTATCATAGCGTATTTCGCACTTGTTGCGCCAGAaattgcaccctgttccctatgggccctggtcaaaagtagtgcacttcatagttAGTAGAGTGCCATTACATACAGAGTGTATGGTTAATCAGGAAAAGGAGGCATTCATTGGTTGTGGCTTTTCTATCCTCAGGAGGCTGAGGTCAAAGGAGAACTGACTGATGACCAGGGAAACGAGGAAGAGGTTGCCACACAGGAGCCTGATGCTGTGCTGGAGAACAGAACGACAGAGGAAGATGTGGATACGAAGGAGGAAGATTCCATTGAGGCTAAAGTATGTGTTTCAATGCCTCAGTTGGAATGTGTGAGATGGGGCCATTATTGGAGAAATGGGTTCACAGATGAGACAATAGGATCCTTTCGATGTTGGAAATTTCCTATTTGTAAGTGGACATGTTTCTACAGTACGTGTTAGAAAGGGAATTGAGGAATATGTTTTTCGCAACTACTTTTTTCTCTTTGTCCTCTGCAGGACACCGTAGATGCAGCTCCTGTGGCATCAGAGGAATTGGCTGAGACGGAAACTGTGGTGGAGAAGGAGGCTCCTCTCCTGTTAGAAGAACCAGCTTCTGCTACAGAGAAGTCCACTCCGCCTGCAGAGCCAGCCCCAGCAGAGCCCTGCCTCTCTGGGGAGGTGATTGAGGAGGCAGGCGAACCTCCAGAGGAGGCCGCAGCTACACccatggaaggagaggaggtagagggagaaaaggagggggcGGAGAAAGCAGTGAAGGAAGAGGAGAAATCCATGGAGGCGGCCATCACAGTGGACAGCAGTAGGCAGGAAACAGTGGTCCAGGTAGGGGTAGCAGACCTATCCTACCAGCCTCCGGAGGAAGGAGAGAACCAGCCTCTcacagaggaagaaggagaggaggaggcaagaGAAGAGGTCAAGGGGACAAAAGAAAGAGGTAGAAGAGATGGAGAACGTTACAACCAcagaggatgagaagaggagggagagagtgagagctcAGACGAGGGTGGCGACAGTAAGGTCCTTTGGAGGAGAGGCAGTGGCCAAGCGCCGGTGCCTAAACATACATCTAAGAGACTGAGCAGAGTGCTCATGGAGCCCGAGGAGCAGGGCACAGAGCAGCCGGAGgtcatggaggaagaggaggaggaggaagctagaacgacagaggaggaagagggggctgTAAAGAAGAGCTTGgctgaggaagaggtggaggaagaggagcatCCACCAGTGATTGACCAGAGAGCATTGAGGAGGAAGAGCCGACAGGTCCAGGCTCCAAAGAAAGCCAAAGGGAAACGACAGCAAGATCTAAACACAGCAGACGTTGCATATATAAAAACGCACACAAAACACATGTTTAGAGGTGTGCAGTAAGGGATGTTTTCTACCTGGTTTTAGGGTTTGTAAGGCATCTAAAGTTAACATGTATTATCTCTGTACGATGTTTAGATTTTTACTTTAGGTCGTTTTATGAAATGTTTAAGTACATGAATACTCAATACTCTGTTGCAATAAGTCAATGTGAAGTCTTTTTAAGGTTCAGAATTGATTTTATTCTTGTTTTTATTGCCTTGTTCTTTCGGTACTGACTGAGATTGAGTTTCACAGGCCTGATGTGGTAGTTTGAAGATGATTTTCATTCTCTAGCTCAGTTTTAAAAAATTCCAATAGCCTCGTCCTACACTGAGTCTGTGGTTGTTACATTTATACTATTTACAGTATTTAAATAGTTTG encodes the following:
- the LOC135547809 gene encoding fibrous sheath CABYR-binding protein-like, which gives rise to MEEGSDNCLDITEVLNKPLKLIEALEGTPVSTHTWSSGPKKRGREEMEDSEEIQPLKMNRLEEAEPTTTAVEGEEEEEEGSGGGETETGEAEAALSPIEEAKTQEAEVKGELTDDQGNEEEVATQEPDAVLENRTTEEDVDTKEEDSIEAKDTVDAAPVASEELAETETVVEKEAPLLLEEPASATEKSTPPAEPAPAEPCLSGEVIEEAGEPPEEAAATPMEGEEVEGEKEGAEKAVKEEEKSMEAAITVDSSRQETVVQVGVADLSYQPPEEGENQPLTEEEGEEEAREEVKGTKERGRRDGERYNHRG